One Salvia splendens isolate huo1 chromosome 12, SspV2, whole genome shotgun sequence genomic window carries:
- the LOC121757761 gene encoding uncharacterized protein LOC121757761, whose translation MSNKETTKEATKGFAKLDKFAGQDFRRWQKKMHFMLTVLKVVYVMSTLMSEAVDNETLEQTRRRMKWENDDYICHGHILKCMSDSLFDVYQNIESAKELWDSLEAKYMAEDASSKKFLVGNFINYKMVDSRPVMEQYNELLRILGQFSQYDMKMDESISVSSIIDKLPPFWKDFKNNLKHKKEELNLVKLGSDFQIEQSKRDMEKSSVGSGKTMVGSSVNMVEEGEFSKAGKEKRLFKGKRKFQGYNSKAGIRSLN comes from the coding sequence ATGTCGAACAAGGAAACGACGAAGGAAGCAACGAAAGGTTTTGCGAAGTTGGACAAGTTTGCTGGCCAGGATTTCAGACGCTGGCAGAAGAAGATGCATTTCATGTTAACAGTTCTGAAGGTCGTGTACGTTATGAGTACTCTCATGTCCGAGGCTGTTGATAATGAAACTCTGGAACAGACGAGAAGGAGGATGAAATGGGAGAACGATGACTACATATGTCATGGTCACATTTTAAAATGTATGTCTGATTCCCTTTTTGATGTGTATCAAAACATAGAGTCTGCTAAAGAGTTGTGGGATTCCCTCGAAGCCAAATATATGGCAGAAGATGCCTCTAGCAAGAAATTTCTTGTTGGGAATTTTATTAACTATAAAATGGTGGATTCGAGGCCTGTCATGGAACAATACAATGAATTGTTGAGGATATTGGGACAGTTTTCCCAATATGATATGAAAATGGATGAATCGATTTCTGTTTCTAGCATTATCGATAAACTGCCACCCTTCTGGaaggattttaaaaataatttgaaacataAGAAGGAGGAGTTGAATTTGGTCAAACTTGGAAGTGACTTCCAAATCGAACAGTCCAAACGTGATATGGAAAAGAGCTCTGTCGGTAGTGGGAAAACAATGGTTGGTTCTTCTGTGAACATGGTGGAAGAGGGTGAATTTTCCAAGGCTGGAAAAGAGAAACGATTATTTAAAGGGAAACGAAAGTTTCAAGGATACAACAGTAAAGCTGGGATAAGAAGCCTAAACTGA
- the LOC121759227 gene encoding guanosine nucleotide diphosphate dissociation inhibitor 2-like — MDEEYDVIVLGTGLKECILSGLLSVDGLKVLHMDRNDYYGGESTSLNLIQLWMRFRGGDNPPPHLGASRDYNVDMIPKYIMANGALVRVLIHTDVTKYLSFKAVDGSYVYNKGKIHKVPATDMEALKSPLMGFFEKRRARTLFTYVHNYNESDPNTHQGMDLTRVTTRQLFEKYGIDENTVDFIGHAVALHRDDDYLDEPALDTVKRMQLYAESFARFGGGSSYIYPFYGLAELPQAFARLSAVYGGTYMLDKPDCKVEFDEEGKVHGVTSQGETAKCKKVVCDPSYLPNKVKKVGKVARAIAIMSHPIPDTNDSHSVQIILPQKQLCRKSDMYVFCCSYSHNVAPQGKYIAFVSTEAETDHPETELKPGTDLLGHVDEIFFETYDRFEPVNEPSLDNCFISTSYDATTHFESTVSDVLNMYTLITGKVLDLDVDLNAASAAED; from the exons ATGGATGAAGAGTATGATGTGATAGTCCTGGGAACTGGTCTCAAGGAATGCATCCTCAGCGGTCTTCTCTCCGTTGATGGCCTCAAG GTTCTGCATATGGATCGTAATGACTATTATGGTGGTGAATCCACTTCTCTTAATCTTATCCAG TTGTGGATGAGATTCAGAGGAGGCGATAATCCTCCGCCACACTTGGGCGCTAGTCGAGATTATAACGTCGACATGATCCCAAAG TATATTATGGCAAATGGTGCTCTCGTGCGAGTCCTCATCCACACCGATGTCACTAAATATTTGTCATTCAAAGCTGTTGATGGCAGCTATGTGTACAACAAAGGAAAG ATTCACAAGGTGCCGGCAACTGACATGGAGGCGCTAAAATCACCTCTAATGGGATTTTTTGAGAAGCGGCGTGCCAGGACATTGTTCACTTATGTGCATAATTATAATGAAAGTGATCCTAATACACATCAAGGAATGGATTTGACACGAGTTACTACAAGGCAACTCTTTGA AAAGTATGGTATCGATGAGAACActgtggattttattggccatgcaGTAGCTCTCCACAGAGATGACGATTATTTGGACGAACCAGCACTGGATACTGTGAAGAGGATGCAG CTTTATGCAGAGTCGTTTGCACGTTTTGGTGGTGGATCATCTTATATTTACCCATTTTATGGCCTTGCGGAGCTTCCCCAG GCATTTGCTCGTCTCAGCGCTGTTTATGGCGGGACCTACATGTTGGATAAACCTGATTGCAAG GTAGAGTTTGATGAGGAAGGCAAGGTGCATGGTGTTACATCACAAGGGGAAACAGCTAAGTGCAAGAAAGTTGTGTGTGATCCTTCCTACCTTCCCAACAAG GTTAAGAAGGTTGGTAAAGTTGCAAGAGCCATTGCTATCATGAGCCACCCAATTCCTGATACAAATGATTCTCACTCGGTGCAAATTATTCTACCTCAGAAGCAGTTGTGTCGCAAATCAGACAT GTATGTATTCTGTTGCTCTTATTCCCACAACGTCGCTCCACAAGGGAAATATATTGCATTTGTCTCAACCGAAGCAGAAACTGATCACCCAGAGACTGAACTGAAGCCAGGTACCGATTTACTTGGGCATGTAGATGAGATTTTCTTCGAGACCTACGACAGATTCGAGCCAGTAAACGAGCCTTCTCTGGACAATTGCTTCATATCAACT AGTTATGATGCTACAACTCACTTCGAGTCCACTGTCTCTGATGTTCTGAATATGTATACGTTGATCACTGGAAAG gTTCTCGATCTTGATGTGGATCTGAATGCAGCCAGTGCAGCTGAAGATTGA
- the LOC121756847 gene encoding derlin-2.2-like isoform X2, with translation MIITPYNLYLNPKLVLKQYQIWRIVTNFLYFRNLDLDFLFHMFFLARYCKLLEENTFRRKSADFFYMLLFGAAVLTGIVLLGGMIPYFSASFAKFIFLSNSLTFMMVYVWSKQNPFIHMSFLGLFNFTAAYLPWVLIVFSVLLGSSAWVDLLGVVAGHAYYFLEDVYPKMTGRRPLRTPAIIQSLFADEPIVAARPAGVRFAAPAMDDAPPR, from the exons ATG ATAATAACTCCATATAATCTTTATCTGAACCCCAAGCTTGTGTTGAAGCAATACCAAATCTGGCGTATCGTCACCAATTTTCTGTATTTCCGCAACTTGG ATTTGGACTTCTTGTTTCACATGTTCTTTCTAGCTCGATACTGCAAGCTTCTCGAAGAGAATACATTTCGGAGGAAGTCTGCAGATTTCTTCTACATGTTGTTGTTTGGCGCAGCTGTTTTAACTGGGATAGTACTTCTTGGAGGAATGATCCCTTATTTCTCTGCGTCATTTGCTAAGTTTATCTTCCTTAGCAATTCCCTAACTTTTATGATG GTATACGTGTGGAGCAAGCAGAACCCATTCATTCATATGAGCTTTCTGGGCCTTTTTAATTTCACAGCGGCATATCTGCCATGG GTGCTTATTGTATTTTCTGTCCTTCTTGGTTCTAGTGCTTGGGTGGATCTTCTG GGAGTGGTAGCAGGCCATGCTTACTACTTTCTTGAAGACGTATATCCCAAAATGACAGGCCGACGACCCCTGAGAACGCCAGCAATAATACAATCATTATTTGCTGACGAGCCTATAGTGGCGGCCAGGCCTGCAGGTGTGAGATTTGCTGCTCCAGCTATGGACGACGCTCCACCTCGGTGA
- the LOC121756977 gene encoding MLO-like protein 1 gives MAGGGGEGASLEYTPTWVVALVCSVIVAISFLAERLLHSSGKYLLKKNQGSLFQALQKIKEELMLLGFISLLLAAFQSRLSKICIPKGWTHHWLPCNKESKLKSTAHFLTFSSTRHLLAAADDSAVYCDAKGKAPLLSVKALHDLHIFIFVLAVSHVVFSVLTLIFGRLRIQQWRHWEESILNKQYDPDQAVTHVQEHAFIRNRFSGIGKVSLFGWVKSFFKQFFHSVSKEDYTTLRLGFVMNHCRGNPKFNFYKYMTRALEKDFKKVVGISWYLWVFVILFLLLNVDGWHAYFWISFIPLVLLLTLGTKLEHIIIQLAREVAQKHIAVEGDLVVSPSDDHFWFHRPRLVLILIHIILFQNAFEIAVFFWMFLMYGFDSCIMGEVGYVIPRLVIGVFVQFLCSYSTLPLYAIVAQMGSSFNKAIFEDRVQAGLVGWAQKAKSKGKDSVSDHQGSPLLKLEVMQSPPTNNNNGTALEIKHTT, from the exons ATGGCCGGAGGTGGTGGAGAAGGAGCTTCTCTAGAGTATACTCCGACATGGGTGGTGGCGCTCGTTTGCAGTGTTATTGTTGCCATATCATTTTTAGCTGAAAGATTACTCCATAGTTCTGGCAAG TATTTATTGAAGAAGAATCAGGGGTCTCTGTTTCAGGCCTTGCAGAAAATCAAAGAAg AGTTGATGTTGCTGGGATTCATATCTTTATTGCTGGCTGCATTTCAATCCAGACTTAGTAAAATCTGCATTCCTAAAGGCTGGACCCATCATTGGCTACCTTGCAACAAGGAATCAAAGCTCAAATCCACAGCTCACTTCCTCACCTTCTCTTCCACCCGCCACCTCCTCGCCGCTGCTGATGACTCTGCAGTTTACTGTGATGCCAAG GGAAAGGCACCATTGCTGTCTGTGAAAGCTCTGCATGATCTCCACATTTTCATCTTTGTGTTGGCTGTGTCCCATGTTGTATTCTCAGTTCTCACACTCATCTTCGGACGTTTGAGG ATACAACAATGGAGACATTGGGAAGAATCCATACTCAATAAACAGTATGATCCTGACCAAG CTGTGACTCATGTCCAAGAGCATGCCTTCATCAGGAACAGATTTTCAGGCATCGGTAAAGTGTCGTTGTTTGGATGGGTG aaaTCTTTCTTCAAGCAATTCTTTCATTCAGTCAGCAAAGAAGACTACACCACTCTCAGACTTGGCTTTGTAATG AATCATTGCCGTGGAAATCCCAAGTTCAATTTCTACAAGTACATGACTCGTGCTCTCGAAAAAGATTTCAAGAAAGTAGTTGGAATTAG TTGGTATCTTTGGGTGTTTGTGATTCTCTTCTTGTTGCTCAACGTCGATG gttggcatgcatatttctgGATCTCCTTCATTCCTCTAGTA CTGTTGCTAACTCTGGGGACTAAGCTGGAGCACATAATAATCCAACTAGCTCGAGAGGTGGCGCAGAAGCACATTGCAGTTGAAGGGGACTTGGTTGTGAGCCCTTCAGATGATCATTTTTGGTTCCACCGCCCACGCCTCGTCCTAATACTTATCCACATCATTCTCTTCCAAAATGCCTTTGAGATTGCTGTCTTCTTCTGGATGTTCCTCATGTATGGCTTCGACTCCTGCATAATGGGAGAAGTCGGCTATGTCATTCCTAGACTCGTCATAGG GGTGTTTGTACAGTTCCTTTGCAGTTACAGCACTCTACCGCTCTACGCCATTGTTGCGCAG ATGGGGAGTTCGTTCAACAAGGCGATATTCGAAGATCGTGTTCAAGCCGGGCTGGTTGGGTGGGCTCAGAAGGCTAAGAGCAAGGGCAAGGATTCAGTGTCAGATCATCAAGGATCTCCTCTTCTCAAACTTGAGGTGATGCAGAGTCCACCTACAAACAATAATAATGGGACAGCCCTAGAAATCAAACATACTACCTGA
- the LOC121756847 gene encoding derlin-2.2-like isoform X1 has translation MAQAVEEWYKQMPIITRSYLTAVILTTIGCSLDIITPYNLYLNPKLVLKQYQIWRIVTNFLYFRNLDLDFLFHMFFLARYCKLLEENTFRRKSADFFYMLLFGAAVLTGIVLLGGMIPYFSASFAKFIFLSNSLTFMMVYVWSKQNPFIHMSFLGLFNFTAAYLPWVLIVFSVLLGSSAWVDLLGVVAGHAYYFLEDVYPKMTGRRPLRTPAIIQSLFADEPIVAARPAGVRFAAPAMDDAPPR, from the exons ATGGCGCAAGCAGTTGAGGAGTGGTACAAGCAAATGCCGATCATTACGCGTTCGTACCTCACAGCTGTCATTCTCACCACCATCGGCTGCTCTCTCGAT ATAATAACTCCATATAATCTTTATCTGAACCCCAAGCTTGTGTTGAAGCAATACCAAATCTGGCGTATCGTCACCAATTTTCTGTATTTCCGCAACTTGG ATTTGGACTTCTTGTTTCACATGTTCTTTCTAGCTCGATACTGCAAGCTTCTCGAAGAGAATACATTTCGGAGGAAGTCTGCAGATTTCTTCTACATGTTGTTGTTTGGCGCAGCTGTTTTAACTGGGATAGTACTTCTTGGAGGAATGATCCCTTATTTCTCTGCGTCATTTGCTAAGTTTATCTTCCTTAGCAATTCCCTAACTTTTATGATG GTATACGTGTGGAGCAAGCAGAACCCATTCATTCATATGAGCTTTCTGGGCCTTTTTAATTTCACAGCGGCATATCTGCCATGG GTGCTTATTGTATTTTCTGTCCTTCTTGGTTCTAGTGCTTGGGTGGATCTTCTG GGAGTGGTAGCAGGCCATGCTTACTACTTTCTTGAAGACGTATATCCCAAAATGACAGGCCGACGACCCCTGAGAACGCCAGCAATAATACAATCATTATTTGCTGACGAGCCTATAGTGGCGGCCAGGCCTGCAGGTGTGAGATTTGCTGCTCCAGCTATGGACGACGCTCCACCTCGGTGA